The Enterobacter asburiae genome window below encodes:
- the fliD gene encoding flagellar filament capping protein FliD: MATISNLGIGSAGLGDLYNQLEAAEKTKLTTITSQQSTYNAQLSAYGKLQSAMTSLQTATAALGKATTWNSTSVSSTNTAFTATTTADASVGSFVVNVNQVAKAQALTTGSYANNTDLLGDTTGTTRKITITQPGTKTPLEVTLADGDTSLAGIASAINKANGNVTASVIKAKDGDYRLMLSSKTTGTDGAMTINVTGDAKLQSAIGYDSTTKTGALTVNTDAQNAIVVVNNISIERQSNTITDALPGVTFSVKAESKADETLEVSRATDANQKAITDWVTAYNSLQSTINSLTKYVPVDAGAGSQSTSNGALVGDANVRGVQSQLRGLLTEVQTGSIQIMAQLGITQGPVKGADGTVGNLKVDTDKLKKALTDNPNAVQQYFVGDGKKTGMATQMNNTLTTMLSTSTGSAGVIQNAKDGINKTLKTLGERYDAMDAQIEATMARYKTQFTSLDVLVTKMTSTANYLTQQFSQK, from the coding sequence ATGGCTACTATCAGTAACCTCGGGATAGGTTCTGCAGGACTCGGGGATTTATATAATCAGTTGGAAGCGGCAGAGAAAACGAAGCTGACGACGATTACTTCCCAGCAATCAACGTATAACGCACAGTTAAGCGCTTACGGCAAACTGCAGAGCGCCATGACATCGCTGCAGACTGCCACCGCTGCACTGGGTAAAGCAACCACCTGGAACTCAACGTCCGTTAGCAGCACCAACACGGCCTTTACCGCCACGACAACGGCTGACGCGTCCGTGGGTTCCTTTGTTGTCAACGTTAACCAGGTTGCAAAGGCACAAGCACTCACTACCGGCTCTTATGCAAACAACACGGATCTGCTGGGCGATACGACAGGTACAACGCGTAAAATCACCATCACCCAGCCGGGTACCAAAACGCCTTTAGAGGTCACCCTGGCGGATGGCGATACGTCTCTGGCCGGGATCGCGAGCGCCATTAATAAAGCGAACGGCAACGTCACCGCCAGCGTCATTAAAGCGAAAGACGGTGATTACCGCCTGATGCTGTCATCTAAAACCACCGGTACGGATGGTGCGATGACCATCAACGTTACCGGCGACGCCAAGCTGCAAAGCGCCATTGGTTATGATTCAACCACCAAAACGGGCGCGCTGACGGTGAACACCGACGCGCAGAACGCGATTGTGGTGGTGAACAACATCTCCATCGAGCGCCAGTCGAATACCATTACCGATGCGCTGCCTGGGGTGACCTTCTCGGTGAAGGCCGAGAGCAAAGCCGATGAAACTCTTGAGGTTTCACGCGCAACGGATGCTAACCAGAAGGCGATCACCGACTGGGTCACGGCGTATAACTCGCTGCAGTCCACCATTAACAGCCTGACGAAGTATGTTCCGGTTGATGCAGGCGCCGGCAGCCAGTCTACCAGCAACGGTGCGCTGGTCGGTGATGCGAACGTGCGCGGGGTTCAGTCCCAGCTGCGCGGCCTGCTGACCGAAGTGCAGACCGGCTCCATTCAGATCATGGCCCAGCTGGGGATCACCCAGGGCCCGGTGAAAGGCGCGGACGGTACCGTCGGTAACCTGAAAGTCGACACCGATAAGCTGAAAAAAGCGCTGACCGACAACCCGAACGCCGTACAGCAGTATTTTGTCGGTGACGGAAAGAAAACCGGTATGGCGACCCAGATGAACAACACGCTGACCACCATGCTCAGCACCAGTACCGGCAGCGCCGGGGTGATCCAGAACGCGAAAGACGGGATCAACAAAACGCTGAAAACGCTGGGTGAACGTTACGATGCCATGGATGCTCAAATTGAAGCCACCATGGCGCGTTACAAAACCCAGTTCACCAGTCTGGACGTATTAGTCACCAAAATGACCAGTACAGCCAACTACCTGACCCAACAGTTCTCACAAAAGTAG
- the fliS gene encoding flagellar export chaperone FliS codes for MYKTSGVQSYQQIGVESAVMNASPHQLIVMLFDGAHSALVRARLFMEAGQIREKGEALSKAINIIDNGLKAGLNMEVESELSGNLASLYEYMVRRLLLANVSNDVDAIVEVEGLLNNIADAWKQIGPNASSISG; via the coding sequence ATGTATAAGACCTCTGGTGTTCAATCCTATCAGCAGATAGGAGTAGAAAGCGCAGTTATGAATGCCAGTCCACACCAGCTGATTGTCATGTTGTTCGACGGGGCGCATAGCGCCCTTGTTCGCGCGCGTTTGTTCATGGAAGCCGGACAAATTCGTGAGAAAGGCGAAGCCTTATCCAAAGCCATCAACATCATCGACAACGGTTTGAAAGCAGGACTGAACATGGAGGTTGAGAGCGAATTGTCCGGTAATCTTGCCTCCTTGTACGAATATATGGTTCGACGTTTGTTGCTGGCGAATGTCAGTAACGACGTAGACGCAATTGTTGAAGTCGAGGGTTTATTAAACAACATTGCGGATGCGTGGAAGCAAATCGGCCCCAATGCGTCCTCTATTTCAGGATAA
- the fliT gene encoding flagella biosynthesis regulatory protein FliT encodes MNNPSAALSHWQALHAQSIAMLNLAHSGQWDALIEQEMHYVQLVEKISQTPIMSCPPAQVEQARALLEMILENENALKALLKVRMDELRNLIDQTGKQQSITSTYGKLSGNILYPESFTRDTQL; translated from the coding sequence ATGAATAATCCCAGCGCAGCGCTTAGCCACTGGCAGGCGCTACATGCTCAGAGCATTGCTATGCTAAATCTCGCACATTCTGGTCAATGGGATGCGCTTATCGAGCAGGAAATGCATTACGTTCAACTGGTGGAAAAGATTTCTCAAACGCCCATCATGTCATGCCCTCCGGCTCAGGTTGAGCAAGCGCGTGCGCTGCTGGAAATGATCCTTGAAAATGAGAATGCGCTAAAGGCACTGCTGAAAGTCCGCATGGACGAACTGCGCAATCTGATTGATCAAACCGGTAAACAGCAATCCATCACGTCTACCTATGGAAAGCTGTCAGGGAATATTCTTTATCCAGAAAGTTTTACCCGCGACACACAACTATGA
- the amyA gene encoding alpha-amylase, producing MKNPTLLQCFHWYYPAGGELWREVTALAPNLNEIGINMIWLPPACKGASGGYSVGYDTYDLFDLGEFDQKGSIATKYGDKAQLLEAIDALKSNDIAVLLDVVVNHKMGADEKEPVRVQRVNEQDRTQIDDEVIECEAWTRYTFPARAGQYSQFIWDYKCFSGVDHIENPDEDGIFKIVNDYTGEGWNDQVDDEMGNFDYLMGENIDFRNHAVTEEIKYWARWVMEQTGCDGFRLDAVKHIPAWFYKEWIEHVQEVADQPLFIVAEYWSHEVDKLQAYIDQVEGKTMLFDAPLQMKFHEASRQGRDYDMSQIFTGTLVEADPFHAVTLVANHDTQPLQALEAPVEAWFKPLAYALILLRENGVPSVFYPDLFGASYDDAGGDGETYHIDMPVIEQLHELILARQRFAHGVQTLFFDHPNCIAFSRSGTDDDPGCVVVMSNGDDGEKVICLGENYGNKTWRDFLGNREETITTAADGEGTFTCNGGSVSVWVIEDAL from the coding sequence ATGAAAAACCCCACCCTGTTACAATGTTTTCACTGGTACTACCCTGCTGGCGGTGAATTGTGGCGAGAGGTCACGGCGTTAGCTCCCAATCTTAACGAAATCGGCATCAACATGATCTGGCTGCCGCCCGCCTGTAAAGGGGCATCCGGCGGGTATTCCGTCGGCTATGACACCTATGACCTGTTCGATCTTGGTGAGTTTGACCAGAAAGGCAGTATCGCCACGAAATACGGCGACAAGGCGCAGTTGCTGGAGGCCATTGATGCCCTCAAAAGCAACGACATTGCCGTGCTGCTGGACGTGGTGGTCAACCACAAAATGGGCGCCGATGAAAAAGAGCCCGTGCGCGTTCAGCGCGTGAACGAACAGGACCGCACGCAAATCGATGACGAGGTCATTGAATGTGAAGCCTGGACTCGCTACACCTTCCCTGCCCGGGCCGGGCAGTACTCACAGTTTATCTGGGACTACAAATGCTTCAGCGGCGTTGACCATATTGAAAACCCCGATGAAGACGGCATCTTTAAAATCGTCAACGACTACACCGGCGAAGGCTGGAACGATCAGGTTGATGATGAGATGGGTAACTTCGATTATCTGATGGGCGAAAATATCGATTTTCGCAATCACGCCGTGACCGAAGAGATCAAATACTGGGCCCGCTGGGTCATGGAACAGACGGGCTGCGACGGTTTTCGTCTGGACGCCGTGAAACATATTCCCGCCTGGTTTTACAAAGAGTGGATTGAGCACGTCCAGGAAGTCGCCGACCAGCCGCTGTTTATCGTGGCGGAATACTGGTCCCATGAGGTGGATAAACTTCAGGCCTATATTGACCAGGTCGAAGGCAAAACCATGCTGTTTGATGCCCCTCTGCAGATGAAATTCCACGAGGCGTCACGTCAGGGCCGGGATTACGACATGAGCCAAATCTTCACCGGCACCCTGGTAGAAGCCGATCCCTTTCATGCGGTCACCCTCGTCGCGAACCATGACACCCAGCCTTTGCAGGCGCTTGAAGCACCGGTCGAAGCCTGGTTTAAACCGCTGGCCTACGCGCTGATCCTGCTGCGGGAAAATGGCGTGCCGAGCGTCTTTTATCCGGATCTCTTCGGCGCCAGCTATGACGACGCGGGAGGAGACGGTGAAACGTACCATATTGATATGCCGGTGATTGAGCAGCTTCACGAGCTGATCCTCGCGCGCCAGCGTTTTGCCCACGGCGTGCAAACGCTGTTTTTCGACCATCCAAACTGCATCGCCTTCAGCCGCAGCGGCACCGATGACGATCCCGGCTGCGTGGTGGTGATGTCGAACGGGGATGATGGTGAAAAAGTGATTTGTCTTGGGGAAAACTACGGCAACAAAACGTGGCGGGATTTTCTCGGCAATCGCGAAGAAACCATCACCACTGCGGCGGATGGCGAAGGGACGTTTACCTGTAATGGAGGGAGCGTCAGCGTTTGGGTGATAGAGGATGCACTATAG
- the yedD gene encoding lipoprotein YedD → MKKIAIAGALLALTGCVQVDNYNDVIKHPVPAHLAGYWQSKGPQSNMVSPKAIATLVVTEEGDTLDCRQWQRVIAVPGKIMLRSDSYYNVTRKLDIYPLERDGSTLEYDGLELQKVDRPTVECADYLSKNPLESKLP, encoded by the coding sequence ATGAAAAAAATAGCAATTGCTGGCGCGCTGCTGGCACTGACCGGGTGCGTTCAGGTCGATAACTATAACGACGTGATCAAGCACCCTGTCCCGGCGCATCTGGCGGGATACTGGCAGTCGAAAGGGCCGCAGAGCAACATGGTCAGCCCGAAGGCGATTGCCACGCTGGTGGTGACGGAAGAGGGCGATACGCTGGACTGCCGTCAGTGGCAGCGCGTGATTGCCGTGCCGGGTAAAATCATGCTGCGTTCAGACAGTTATTACAACGTGACGCGTAAGCTGGATATCTATCCGCTGGAGCGTGATGGCTCGACGCTTGAGTATGACGGGCTGGAGCTGCAGAAGGTCGACCGCCCAACGGTTGAGTGTGCCGATTATCTGAGCAAGAATCCGCTGGAGAGTAAGCTACCCTAA
- a CDS encoding IS3 family transposase (programmed frameshift), with protein sequence MTGILLGQEARKRKTPQEKIAIIQQTMEPGMNVSHVARLHGIQPSLLFKWKKQYQEGSLTAVAAGEEVVPASELTAALKQVRELQRLLGKKTMEVEILKEAVEYGQSPKMDSARALVAKGRGIALVSRTMGVSRAQLSLRINRSADWQDRRCNRRNDEADEEILSAILDIISDMPSYGYRRVWGILRKQRRTEGQPPVNAKRLYRIMSEHNLLLLHDKPERPKREHKGKIAVAESDMRWCSDGFEFGCDNGEKLRVTFALDCCDREAIDWAASTGGYDSSTVQDVMLRSVEKRFGDRLPETPVQWLTDNGSAYTAYETRRFARELNLEPCTTAVSSPQSNGMAERFVKTMKEDYIAFMPKPDVRTALRNLAVAFTHYNENHPHSALGYHSPREYRRQRTSLT encoded by the exons ATGACCGGGATCCTGTTAGGGCAAGAAGCCCGTAAACGTAAAACTCCTCAGGAGAAGATCGCCATTATCCAGCAGACGATGGAGCCGGGCATGAATGTCTCCCATGTCGCCCGCCTGCATGGTATCCAGCCCAGCCTGCTGTTTAAGTGGAAGAAGCAATATCAGGAAGGCAGCCTCACCGCCGTTGCGGCCGGAGAGGAAGTCGTTCCTGCTTCTGAGCTTACTGCTGCTCTGAAGCAGGTCCGGGAACTTCAGCGCCTTCTGGGCAAGAAGACGATGGAAGTTGAGATCCTGAAAGAAGCCGTGGAGTACGGCCAGTCGC CGAAAATGGATAGCGCACGCGCCCTTGTTGCCAAAGGACGGGGAATAGCCCTGGTCAGCCGCACCATGGGCGTGTCGCGTGCGCAGCTGTCACTGCGGATTAACCGTTCTGCCGACTGGCAGGACAGGCGCTGTAACCGGCGTAATGACGAAGCAGACGAAGAAATACTGTCGGCTATCCTCGACATCATCAGCGATATGCCGAGTTATGGTTATCGACGCGTGTGGGGCATCCTGCGCAAGCAACGTCGCACAGAGGGACAGCCACCTGTGAACGCCAAACGGCTTTACAGGATAATGAGCGAGCATAACCTGTTGTTGTTGCATGACAAACCAGAGCGACCGAAGCGTGAACATAAGGGCAAGATAGCGGTGGCAGAAAGCGATATGCGCTGGTGTTCAGATGGCTTCGAGTTCGGCTGCGACAACGGCGAAAAACTGCGGGTAACGTTCGCGCTGGACTGCTGCGACCGTGAGGCCATAGACTGGGCAGCAAGCACGGGAGGCTATGACAGTTCGACCGTGCAGGATGTGATGCTGAGGTCGGTGGAAAAGCGCTTCGGCGACAGGCTACCGGAAACACCAGTGCAGTGGCTGACGGATAACGGTTCAGCGTATACCGCGTATGAAACGCGGAGGTTCGCGAGAGAGCTGAATCTGGAGCCCTGCACAACAGCGGTGAGCAGCCCGCAGAGTAATGGCATGGCCGAACGGTTCGTGAAAACGATGAAAGAAGACTATATCGCGTTCATGCCAAAACCGGATGTGAGAACAGCACTGCGAAACCTTGCAGTAGCGTTCACGCATTACAATGAAAACCACCCGCACAGCGCGCTGGGATATCACTCCCCGAGGGAATACCGGCGGCAGCGGACATCGTTAACTTAA
- a CDS encoding DUF6056 family protein, translating to MISKNNLLILSVIFLLMLVPYLHTPVLSDDYYYYFHASLHEQIGHYLVWSGRLITNIFSSYMLKYVNHDIYQSLTAAALVASVYLIAAIPSALFVGKPKPSAISIIIIFLSFWISNPALGETFFWFVGASNYLWPIFYISLFFVILARQRKSHTLLSYSGAILVGFLAGCSNENTCIVATILTILYSICFSRFKLSAPYLIGIILGSAVLLFSPGSAIRSSYFKEWHSLTLIEKLDQHLFERLPAALDSLWPIFLIIIFIALSFGVLKIESRASLICALGKVRISGEILLG from the coding sequence ATGATTTCCAAAAATAATCTGTTAATTCTAAGTGTTATTTTTTTACTTATGTTGGTGCCATACCTACACACGCCAGTATTGTCAGACGATTATTATTATTATTTCCATGCAAGCTTGCATGAGCAAATTGGTCATTATTTAGTCTGGAGCGGAAGGCTGATTACTAACATATTTAGCTCGTATATGCTCAAATATGTCAATCATGACATCTATCAATCTTTGACAGCTGCTGCGCTAGTTGCCAGCGTTTATCTTATCGCAGCGATACCATCTGCATTATTTGTTGGTAAGCCTAAACCAAGCGCCATTTCGATAATAATTATTTTTTTATCTTTTTGGATATCAAATCCAGCCCTTGGCGAAACTTTTTTCTGGTTTGTTGGTGCGTCGAATTACTTATGGCCTATATTTTACATATCTTTATTTTTTGTTATTCTGGCTCGACAAAGAAAATCACACACATTACTTAGTTATTCTGGGGCTATTTTAGTTGGTTTTTTGGCAGGTTGCTCAAACGAAAACACGTGTATTGTTGCAACGATACTGACAATTTTATACTCTATTTGTTTTAGCCGCTTTAAACTGTCAGCACCATATTTGATTGGGATTATCTTAGGCTCTGCGGTACTTTTATTCAGCCCAGGCTCTGCCATCAGGTCGTCTTATTTTAAAGAGTGGCATTCATTAACATTAATAGAAAAACTTGATCAACATTTATTTGAAAGACTGCCTGCAGCGCTGGATAGCTTATGGCCAATATTTCTAATCATTATTTTCATTGCACTTTCATTTGGAGTGCTCAAAATAGAATCAAGGGCTTCATTAATTTGTGCACTAGGGAAGGTGCGAATAAGCGGGGAAATTCTTCTCGGCTGA
- a CDS encoding DUF6056 family protein, whose amino-acid sequence MCDLAFVASPYMPERAGIGALFMFLITLSFLIHSANFSNEKIFKNSIYGIIIVFAMTYFLPSYGLISYSNLRASKQDAIRMAMITQQIDEGKKEIVIPDFYLNRLLKKSDGFPTFKNSYMFNYFKVDKITEEPINFDYSIIDSLPKRDVNAKLNENITLKSIYFYTDKLSGKNKLIYRISGDINAYLMHNTAIFSHVTLKNNDNKNMDTIVKAIKVGSDWYTYSEAGKLDLSEISKINIGMYTTEPVKILSSNYLEFK is encoded by the coding sequence TTGTGTGACCTTGCATTTGTTGCTTCACCATACATGCCTGAAAGAGCTGGTATTGGTGCCTTGTTTATGTTTTTAATAACACTTTCATTTTTAATTCACTCTGCTAATTTTTCAAATGAAAAAATATTTAAAAACTCGATATATGGCATTATCATTGTGTTCGCTATGACTTACTTTTTACCATCTTACGGCTTAATTTCCTATTCTAATTTAAGAGCGTCAAAGCAAGATGCAATACGCATGGCCATGATAACACAGCAAATCGACGAAGGAAAAAAAGAGATCGTAATACCTGACTTTTATCTAAACCGACTTTTAAAAAAATCAGATGGTTTCCCTACTTTCAAGAACTCATATATGTTTAATTATTTTAAAGTAGATAAAATCACTGAAGAGCCAATTAATTTTGATTACTCAATTATTGACTCACTTCCCAAGAGAGACGTTAATGCAAAATTAAATGAAAACATAACATTGAAATCGATTTATTTTTACACTGACAAATTATCTGGTAAAAATAAGCTTATATATCGTATCTCAGGTGACATAAATGCTTATTTGATGCATAACACCGCCATTTTTTCTCATGTTACTTTAAAAAACAATGATAATAAAAACATGGATACTATTGTTAAGGCGATTAAAGTAGGGAGTGATTGGTATACTTATAGTGAAGCAGGAAAGTTAGATTTATCCGAAATAAGTAAAATCAATATCGGAATGTACACTACTGAGCCAGTAAAAATACTATCTAGCAATTATTTAGAATTTAAATAA
- a CDS encoding acyltransferase family protein, which produces MVKSIHYLRGIAALFVVLFHLRGYVNNTYVQSNLGDLLFVNGAFGVDLFFVISGFIICFATQKKEYFYPLKFFIRRFFRIYPLLILSVSIYFIFLTIKKGSTGLDSWFIWSIIPLQIDYHAGAPFFGYNVLAIAWTLTYEISFYIIFLASMIISHKYRAILCSSIILTMVLSTQLMSVTPTLNGINTNYIKNDFITLISSPIYIDFVYGIISYVIYIHILPALSIYKGTVLNVLLISTITVTTVLIFTTKNIDHGPLGWGVMAFIIVVATTLMDASFTTAKNKPLIMLGNISFSLYMWHYIFIEITNTYFPSISMNGFYTLVIMTTCSIAIA; this is translated from the coding sequence ATGGTCAAAAGCATACATTACTTAAGGGGAATTGCGGCTTTATTCGTAGTTCTATTCCATTTAAGAGGCTATGTAAACAACACCTACGTACAGTCAAATCTTGGAGATTTGCTGTTTGTTAATGGAGCTTTTGGTGTAGATTTATTCTTTGTAATTAGTGGGTTTATAATCTGCTTTGCGACTCAAAAAAAGGAATACTTTTATCCACTTAAGTTTTTTATTAGAAGATTTTTTAGAATCTATCCACTTTTGATATTATCAGTGTCAATTTACTTTATATTTTTGACAATCAAAAAGGGATCAACCGGCTTAGATTCATGGTTTATATGGTCAATCATACCTCTCCAAATCGATTATCATGCTGGGGCTCCTTTCTTTGGATACAATGTACTTGCAATAGCATGGACATTAACTTACGAGATTTCTTTTTATATTATCTTTCTTGCATCCATGATTATATCCCACAAGTATAGGGCTATATTATGCTCATCCATAATCTTAACAATGGTTTTATCTACACAATTAATGAGTGTCACTCCAACACTCAATGGCATAAATACAAACTATATCAAAAATGACTTTATCACTCTTATTTCATCACCTATATACATTGACTTTGTATATGGCATAATATCGTATGTTATATATATTCACATTTTACCTGCTCTATCGATATACAAGGGAACAGTTTTAAATGTTTTGCTAATTTCAACCATAACTGTTACTACAGTATTAATATTTACAACAAAAAACATTGACCACGGGCCTCTAGGCTGGGGGGTTATGGCCTTTATCATTGTAGTAGCTACGACTTTAATGGATGCAAGTTTCACGACAGCAAAAAACAAACCTCTAATTATGCTCGGGAATATTTCATTTTCTCTTTACATGTGGCATTACATTTTCATAGAAATAACTAATACATATTTCCCAAGCATTTCAATGAATGGATTTTATACCTTAGTCATTATGACGACCTGCTCAATTGCAATAGCATAG